From the Abyssisolibacter fermentans genome, the window ATATTAATAATTATTTTCTTAAAAAAATACATTTAGTTCTTACGTATACAGCTTTGACTAGTAAGCTGTATAAAATTGAAATATTTAATTTATTAAATGATTGTTTTTGTCGCTAAAGTCGTTTTCATTCTATTTGGTGCTTAATTTCTCACGTGTATCCTAATATAAATTAATAAAGCTTGAAATCTAATAATATTATAATTAGCTCTCAAGCTTTTTCTGGTTATAATTTTTATTTTTTACATTAACTTCCTCATATGTCTTAAAGCATTTTTTTCTAATCTTGATACTTGAGCCTGAGATATCCCTATCTCTGAGGCAACCTCCATTTGAGTTTTTCCTTCATAAAACCTTAAATTAAGTATTAATTTCTCTCTATCATTAAGCTGTCTCATGCTTTCTCTTAAAGCAATTCCTTCAAGCCATACAGAATCATCATTTTTATCATCGCTAACTTGATCCATTACATAAATAGCATCACCACCATCATGAAATATTGGTTCGAATAATGATATAGGATCTTGGATAGCATCTAAAGCAAAAACAACATCTTCTTTAGGTATATCTAAAACTTTTGCTATTTCAGATACTGTTGGCTCTTTTGATTTTTTATTTATTAATTGATCCCTTATTTGTAAAGCTTTATATGCAATATCTCTTAATGACCTACTTACTCTTATAGAATTATTATCTCTTAGATATCTTCTAATTTCACCAATTATCATAGGAACAGCATAAGTTGAAAATTTAACATTTTGACTTAAATCAAAATTATCTATTGCTTTAATTAAACCTATACAACCAACCTGGAATAAATCGTCAACATTTTCTCCTCTTTTATTAAATCTTTGTATTACGCTAAGTACTAATCTCAAATTTCCTTGTATAAATTCTTCTCTAGCACTTAAGTCGCCTTGATATATTCTATCAAATAACTTTCTCATTTCCTTATTCGTAAGGACATTTAATTCGGAAGTATTTACTCCACATATTTCTACTTTGTTGACATGCATATGCTATTCATTCCTTTCTCAGTTTTTCCCCTTTCAAATAAATTATTAACTTATTATTTATTTTTATTCAATAATAGTTAATGTATACAAGTTAATTAAAACTTATTTTTATTTTAAAATTTATTTTCAATGAGAAAGAACAATAATCTGCCTACGCCACATTAATATTGATATCTCTTATCTATATATTTATTTTGACTATTTTCTTTATTAAAACATGTCTATCAACCATCTGTTGTAATTTTTTGAAGATTTGATGAGTCAAGTTTTATAATAAAAGGACCAATTTTCAAGCATATCTAACTATAATTTACTAAACACTATCTTTTCAAACCTCAAATAAATGCTATAACAACTATTCAACCAATAAATCCACTAGGGCTCAATCTGAGGTTTCTTTGCAGGTGACTTTTAA encodes:
- the sigG gene encoding RNA polymerase sporulation sigma factor SigG, which codes for MHVNKVEICGVNTSELNVLTNKEMRKLFDRIYQGDLSAREEFIQGNLRLVLSVIQRFNKRGENVDDLFQVGCIGLIKAIDNFDLSQNVKFSTYAVPMIIGEIRRYLRDNNSIRVSRSLRDIAYKALQIRDQLINKKSKEPTVSEIAKVLDIPKEDVVFALDAIQDPISLFEPIFHDGGDAIYVMDQVSDDKNDDSVWLEGIALRESMRQLNDREKLILNLRFYEGKTQMEVASEIGISQAQVSRLEKNALRHMRKLM